CGGGCTACACCGACAGCGTGGGCAGCGATGCCTACAACCTCAAACTGTCCAAAGAACGTGCGCAGTCCGTGGTCGAGTACCTGATCGCCAGCGGCATCCCGCGTAACCAGTTTGCCTCTGTGGCCGGCGCAGGCGAGTCCAGCCCGGTTGCCAGCAACCAAACGCCAGAGGGGCGCGCCCAGAATCGGCGTACCGAAATCCAGATCATTCGTTGAGTCTGCCCCGGGCCCGGCCGCAAGCCTCAGGGCAGAGCGGCGCGCCCAGAACCTGAATTCGCCGCTGCTTTGATCGCCCTGGTCAAATCAGCGGCGAAACTATTTGTAATGGCCTCTGGCGTCGTGCTCCTGCAAGCCGTTAATGTGGCCTCAAAGAAAAATGCGAAGGCGGCTATATGAAGGTGCTTTGGGGGCTGGGGAAGGTATTGACGCTGATAGTTTGGGGCGTGGTACTGATCAATCTGTTCGAACCCTTGATCAACCCGTTTGATGTACTGATTAATCTTGTCGCCAGTCTGTTGCTGCTGACCCATGTGCTTGAGCTGCTGCTGTTCAAAGGCAGCCTGCAGGGCCGCCCGCATCCCTGGCGTGACCGCCTGCTGATTCTGCTGGTCGGGATCTTCCATGAGCACACCTTTGGTACCTCTTCTGAGCGAGATTCCCGTCATGCGTAAGTTATGTCTGTTGGCGGTCTTGTGCAGCCCTTTGGCCCATGCCGATGTGGTGCAGGTTCAAGCCAATTCCCTGATGCGTTTGCCCGCAAACGCCAGCGTGTTGCAGCTGGAAAAACTCGATGTGGCCGACTACGGCACCTTGTTGATTCCGGCCGGTGTCACCCAGGTCAATATCGATCAGCTGAATTTGGGCCGTGAAGCGCGTATCACCATAGTGCCGGCCGAGCGTGGCATCGAGCTGCGGGTGGCCCGTGCGGAGCTGGGCGAGGGCAGCCAGATCAACGCCCGAGGAGCCTCGGGGACGTTCGAAAAACCTGCCCGGCCAGCGCGGGATCTGACGCTGCGTATTGAGTCGTTGCAAGCCCCGAAACTGTCCATCGATGCCCGTGGCGGTACGGGGGCGCCGGGTTTTGTCGGGCTTGATGGCGGCAATGGCGACACTCCGGGTTGCACCTGGGGTGCGGCGGGCCCTGGAGCCGATGGCGACAACGGCGGTAATGGCCAGCCGGGCGCAGCAGGCGCAAAAGTACGGATTGAACTGCCGGGCAGCTACCCCGCAGAGCAAATCAGTGTGCGGGTAGATGGCGGTGCGGGGGGCAAACCGGGCGAGGCCGGGCGTCCGGGCGCAGGCGGCAAGTCCAAGGGCTGCATTGTGTACCGCACCGACGGCGGCAAATCCGGGAAACCGGGGTTGGCCGGCCAGCCGGGAGACGCGGGATCGTCAGGAGCGGTGACCCTCCAGCGGCTGTAACCTGGCGCTGTTTCAAACCTCTGTGGGAGCTGCTACCTGCTTCAGAATGTTGGTCGGGCCGCCGCAATGGCCACCAACACCAGCCCCACAATCAGGTTGCATCCCACCAGGCGCCGAATGCGGCCCATCACGGCCGCGCCTGCTGCCCACTCCTGAGCCTCTACGGCCTTGCGCAGTTCAGGCAATTGCAGCGACTGAATCCGGATAAACAGCGCCACCATTACGATGTACAGCCCCATCATGATCTGCACGTAGCGCGGGGCCGTCTCAAAGCCGTTAAAGCGCATCTGCAACAGGCCCACACCGCTTATCGGCAAAATCACCACCGCGATCCATACCCAGACAAAAAAACGCTGAAACACTTCGAGCCACAGCTTCAACCGCGCTGGGCCTTCAAGGGCCGTAATAGCGGCCGGGCGCAGGATCATCCAGGCGAAAAACATGCCGCCCACCCAGATCAGGGCGGCCAGTACATGCAGGCTGTAGGCGAGGGCAAAGGCGGTCATTGGGGTACTCCGTTCGGCGCGGGATGAATTAGCGGGGTATGATAGCGGCCATTCGAACCACTGAAAATTTATCCAGCGTTTCTTGCGCCCGAAGAACCATGATTAGTAACGAACTAAAATCCCAGATCCAGGGCGCTTACTCGCGTTTTCTCGAATCCAAGAGCCTCAAACCACGTTACGGTCAGCGTTTGATGATCGCCGAAGTGGCTAAAGTGCTGGGCGATATCGACACCGACGAAGAAAACCACCGCAGTGGAGACCCGGCTGTGGTCGCCGTTGAAGCGGGTACCGGTACTGGCAAGACCGTGGCTTATTGCCTGGCTGCCATTCCTGTGGCGAAGGCCGCGGGCAAACGGCTGGTGGTCGCCACGGCGACCGTCGCGCTGCAAGAACAGATCGTCTACAAGGACCTCCCGGACCTGATGCGCAACAGCGGGCTGAACTTCAGCTTTGCGCTGGCAAAGGGCCGTGGGCGTTACATGTGCCTGTCCAAACTCGACATGCTGCTGCAAGAGGGCCACGCGCAAACCGCGACGGCGCAGCTGTTCGAAGAAGAAGGCTTCAAGATCGAAGTCGATGAGGCCAGCCAGAAGTTGTTCACCAGCATGATCGAGAAGCTGGCCGGCAATAAGTGGGACGGCGACCGCGACAGCTGGCCCCAGGCACTTGAAGACCAGGACTGGGCCCGGCTGACCACCGATCACAGCCAGTGCACCAACCGTCATTGCCCCAACTTCGGTCAGTGCGCCTTTTACAAGGCCCGCGAAGGCATGAGCAAGGTGGACGTGATCGTCACCAACCACGACATGGTGCTGGCTGACCTCGCGCTGGGCGGTGGCGCCGTGCTGCCGGACCCGCGTGACACGGTCTACGTATTCGACGAAGGCCATCACCTGCCGGACAAGGCCATCGGCCATTTCGCCCATTACACCCGTTTGCGTTCGACGGCCGACTGGCTGGAGCAAACCGCCAAGAATCTCACCAAACTGCTTGCCCAGCACCCGTTGCCGGGTGACTTGGGGCGTTTGCTGGAGCAAGTGCCGGAGCTGGCCAAAGAGATCAAGGCCCAGCAACAGTTCATGTTTGCGGCGTGTGAGCAAATTGCAGACTTTAAAGTAGGCGAAGAGCCAGAAGGTCGTGAGCGACCGCGCCATCGCTTTATCGGCGGCTTGATTCCCGATCACATGCGTGAAATGGGTATCGAACTGAAAAAAGGTTTCTCGCGTCTGACGGATCTGTTCACCCGCCTGACCGAAATTCTCAAGGACGGCATGGACGGTGAGGTCAATATCGGCATCACCAGCAACCAGGCTGAGGAGTGGTATCCGCTGTTTGGCAGCTTGCTGTCCCGTGCCCAGGGCAACTGGGAGTTGTGGACCGCCTTTACCGTCGAAGACCCGCAAGACAACCCGCCAATGGCGCGCTGGCTGACCCTGGCTGAAAGCGGCTCTCTGTTTGATATTGAAGTCAACGCAAGCCCCATCCTTGCCGCTGAAATGCTGCGTCGCAACCTGTGGAACGTGGCTTATGGCGTGCTCGTCACCTCGGCCACCCTGACTGCGCTCGGCACGTTCGACCGGTTCCGCATGCGTGCGGGGCTGCCTAAAACAGCCGTCACGGCGGTGGTGCCAAGCCCCTTTCATCACGCGGATGCAGGCGTGCTGCGGGTGCCGGACCTCAAAGCCGATCCGCGTGACGCTACGGCCCACACGGCGGCAATCATTCGTGAGCTGCCTGCACTGGTTGAAGGCTCGCGGGGCACGCTGGTGCTGTTTTCATCGCGCAAGCAAATGCAGGATGTGTTCGACGGCCTGGAGCGCGACTGGCGCAAGCAAGTGTTTATCCAGGGCAACCTGTCCAAGCAGGAGACCCTTAATAAACACAAGGCGCGGGTTGATAGCGGGGAATCCAGCGTACTGTTCGGCCTGGCCAGTTTTGCCGAAGGCGTGGATTTACCCGGCGCCTACTGCGAACACGTAGTGATCGCCAAAATCCCGTTCTCGGTGCCCGATGATCCTGTCGAAGCGGCACTGGCCGAATGGATCGAAGCCCGGGGCGGCAATCCCTTCATGGAGATTTCGGTTCCCGACGCTTCGCTCAAGCTGGTACAGGCTTGCGGGCGCCTGCTGCGGACCGAGCAGGACCGGGGCACGATCACCTTGCTGGATCGACGCCTGGTCACCCAGCGCTATGGCAAAGCGATTCTTAACGCATTGCCGCCGTTCAGGCGCGAAATATCTTAAGTGCAAGTCGGCGTTATCGTCGACTTTGCTGTCTATGCTTTGACTTTCACCACCTCACAGGCCATTTTTCGGCCGTTTGGGAGAACCAGATCCATATGATTCGCCGTTCGCTTACTGCTGTTTTTGCGTTGCTGGTTACGACCCCGCTGCTGGCGGCGCCTGCCGGGCAACAAACCCTGTTCAACTTCGTACGCCCGGCCGATGTGGTGCAAGTGGTGACTGCGGATGCGAGCTTGCCGCAATACAATGCGGAGCAAACGGCCGAAGGCGAAGTGCTGCGCCGCGTGATCTTTAACCCGGCCGCGGCGCCAAGTCTGCGCATGACCCCGCAAACCGGCGTATGGGACTGGTCGCAGTCGGGGATGATGACCCTGCGCATCCAGAACGCGATGAACTGGGCCCTCACCCTGGATGTGACCGTACAAAGCAGTAACGGCAAAACCCTGACCAGCCGCGTCGACCTGCCTGCAGGCCCGGCGCAGACCCTGTTGCTGCCATTGCGCGCCAACTCGCCCCAGAGCCAGGGCATGCGGGCCGGTCCGCCGATGCCAATGACGGTCGATGGTCAGCGCATCCTGCTTGCCAGCAGTCAGGGTGAAATTGATCTGAGCCAGGTGGTGTCAGTAAGCC
This genomic stretch from Pseudomonas deceptionensis harbors:
- the dinG gene encoding ATP-dependent DNA helicase DinG; this encodes MISNELKSQIQGAYSRFLESKSLKPRYGQRLMIAEVAKVLGDIDTDEENHRSGDPAVVAVEAGTGTGKTVAYCLAAIPVAKAAGKRLVVATATVALQEQIVYKDLPDLMRNSGLNFSFALAKGRGRYMCLSKLDMLLQEGHAQTATAQLFEEEGFKIEVDEASQKLFTSMIEKLAGNKWDGDRDSWPQALEDQDWARLTTDHSQCTNRHCPNFGQCAFYKAREGMSKVDVIVTNHDMVLADLALGGGAVLPDPRDTVYVFDEGHHLPDKAIGHFAHYTRLRSTADWLEQTAKNLTKLLAQHPLPGDLGRLLEQVPELAKEIKAQQQFMFAACEQIADFKVGEEPEGRERPRHRFIGGLIPDHMREMGIELKKGFSRLTDLFTRLTEILKDGMDGEVNIGITSNQAEEWYPLFGSLLSRAQGNWELWTAFTVEDPQDNPPMARWLTLAESGSLFDIEVNASPILAAEMLRRNLWNVAYGVLVTSATLTALGTFDRFRMRAGLPKTAVTAVVPSPFHHADAGVLRVPDLKADPRDATAHTAAIIRELPALVEGSRGTLVLFSSRKQMQDVFDGLERDWRKQVFIQGNLSKQETLNKHKARVDSGESSVLFGLASFAEGVDLPGAYCEHVVIAKIPFSVPDDPVEAALAEWIEARGGNPFMEISVPDASLKLVQACGRLLRTEQDRGTITLLDRRLVTQRYGKAILNALPPFRREIS
- a CDS encoding CopD family protein; this encodes MTAFALAYSLHVLAALIWVGGMFFAWMILRPAAITALEGPARLKLWLEVFQRFFVWVWIAVVILPISGVGLLQMRFNGFETAPRYVQIMMGLYIVMVALFIRIQSLQLPELRKAVEAQEWAAGAAVMGRIRRLVGCNLIVGLVLVAIAAARPTF
- a CDS encoding DUF1145 domain-containing protein, which gives rise to MKVLWGLGKVLTLIVWGVVLINLFEPLINPFDVLINLVASLLLLTHVLELLLFKGSLQGRPHPWRDRLLILLVGIFHEHTFGTSSERDSRHA